The Pseudomonas cavernicola DNA segment CTTGTTCGCTGAGCCAGATCAGTGGCGGCTCGCCATGTTGTTGGTAACTCAGCACCTGCGCGCCTTGCTGCGCCACCAGCAGCTCCGCCTGCTCGGTGCGCACCCGCCAGCAGACCAGTTCGTCCAGCTCCACGCGCTCGACTTGTGGGGTGGTTTTTTCACTGTTCATGGCAGGACTCCGCAAGATGGCTATGGGGAAAGGGTGGCACAGTTTCCGGGGATATTTCGACGCCGTATCGCCGCCGTGGCAAGGAAATTTGTTGAGCTGGCAACGGTTCGCGGAAGCAGTTGCGAGCAAGAACAAATCTCATTCGTCATTAATCTGACACTCGTCCGAATACAGTCAGATTAATGACGTTCTGCGTTGTGCTTTTGTCCTGCTGACCTAGGCTGAAGCCGAGTGGGGAGGAGGTTCAGCACATGCGCAAATTGTTGATTGGCTCGTCGATCCTGGCCTGCCTGGTGGTATTGGGCGGCTGGTTGAATCGTCCGCAGCCGTTGCCTGTCAGGCTGTTGGACGTTGAGCGTGGGCCGGTGGAGACGCTGGTGGCCAACACTCGCGCGGGTACTCTGAAATCCTGCCGGCGTTCGCATCTGTCCTTCAATGTCGGCGGCCAGGTTGCCGAGTTGCTGATCGGCGAGGGGCAGCGGGTCCAGCAAGGCCAGGTGCTCATGCGCCTGCGGCAGGACGAACAGCAGGCCCGGCTGCAGGAGGCCGAGGCGCGTCTGGAGGCCCAACGCAACGCCCGCGAACAGCGCTGCCAACAGGCTCACCTGGACCAGCGCGACCTCAATCGCCTGCGCCACCTGGCTGACCGCAAGCTGGTTGCCGCTGATCGCCTGGATCAGGCCGAAACCAAGGCTAACTTGGCAAAGTTGATGTGCAGTGCCAGCGCTGTGCTGATCCGCGAGGCCGACGCCAGTTTGCAACTGCAGCGCTCGCTGCTGGATCAGGCGACCCTGCGCGCGCCCTTCGCCGGCATAGTTGCAGAGATCAACGGTGAGCTCGGCGAGTTCGTCACTCCTTCGCCGCCGGGTATTCCTACACCGCCGGCGGTCGACCTGATCGATGACAGCTGCCTGTATGTAGAGGCGCCGATCGATGAGGTGGACGCTGCGCGGGTGCGCCCTGGGACAGCCGTACGGATCAGCCTGGATGCCTTCCGCGGCCAGCATTTCGCCGGCCGCGTCAGCCGCATCGCCCCCTATGTGCGTGACCTGGAGAAGCAGGCGCGCACCGTCGATGTCGAAGTGCGCTTCGACCAGCCGCCGGCCGATCTGGCCCTACTCACCGGCTATAGCGCCGACGTCGAGATCCTCTTGGAGCAGCGCGCCAATGCTTTGCGCATCCCCACCGAGACTCTGCTGGAGGGGCAACACGTGCTGCGCTATGACCCAAGCGCCCGGGTGCTGCGCGAAGTGACCGTGAAAACCGGGCTGAGCAACTGGCGCTGGACCGAGGTGCTCGGAGGGCTGGACGAGGGCACGCGTATTGTCGCCAGCCTCGACCAGGAAGGGCTCAAGGATACTGTGGCGGTGATCCCGGAGGACGCCGCGGAACCTGAGCAATGATCCGCCTGCGCGGCGGGAGCCGCAGCTTCCAACTGGGCGAGCAGCAGGTAATGGGGCTGGACGGATTGGATCTGGACATTGCCGCCGGTGACTATATGGCGGTGATGGGGCCGTCGGGTTCGGGTAAGTCGACCTTGCTGAATATCCTCGGCTTGCTCGATGCGCCGAGCGCCGGCGAGTACTGGCTGCAGGGCGAGGCCACGGCGACGCTGAGCGAAGCGCGGCGCGCCCAGTTGCGCAGCCAACTGATCGGGTTCGTGTTCCAGTCCTACCACCTGATCGCGCGGTTGACGGTGCTGGAAAACATCGAGCTGCCGATGGTCCTCGCCGGCATCGACGCGGCGCAACGGCGCAAGCGCAGCAGCGAACTGGTGGCGCGTCTGGGGCTGGGCGACCGCATTGCCCACCGCCCGGCTGAGCTGTCCGGTGGCCAGCGCCAGCGCGTTGCCATCGCCCGGGCGATGGTCATGCAACCTGCGCTGCTGTTGGCCGATGAGCCCACCGGCAACCTCGACAGCCATGCCGGAGCCGAGGTCTTCACTCTGCTCGAGGAGCTCAACGCCGAAGGGCTGACCCTGATCGTGGTGACCCACGACGACAGCTTGGGCGCCCGCGCGCAGCGGCAGTTGCACATGCGCGACGGGCGGATTGTCAGTACTTCGCCGCAGCGGGCGCTGGCCTGATGCGCACCGCCGATACCCTGGGCTTCTGGCTCGGTGCTTTGCGTGGGCACCGCTCGCGGAGCCTGATGCTGCTCCTGGCCATCGCTATCGGGGTGGTTGCGGTCAATCTGCTCACCGGCCTTGGCGCGGGTGCGCGGGCCTTCGTCCTTAACGAGTTCTCGCTGCTCGGGCGCGACATCCTGATCGTTTTCCCGGGTCGCAAGGAGACCACTGGGCGCATGCCGCCGCTCACCGGCCTGACGCCGCACGAGTTGA contains these protein-coding regions:
- a CDS encoding ABC transporter ATP-binding protein, which gives rise to MIRLRGGSRSFQLGEQQVMGLDGLDLDIAAGDYMAVMGPSGSGKSTLLNILGLLDAPSAGEYWLQGEATATLSEARRAQLRSQLIGFVFQSYHLIARLTVLENIELPMVLAGIDAAQRRKRSSELVARLGLGDRIAHRPAELSGGQRQRVAIARAMVMQPALLLADEPTGNLDSHAGAEVFTLLEELNAEGLTLIVVTHDDSLGARAQRQLHMRDGRIVSTSPQRALA
- a CDS encoding efflux RND transporter periplasmic adaptor subunit, which produces MRKLLIGSSILACLVVLGGWLNRPQPLPVRLLDVERGPVETLVANTRAGTLKSCRRSHLSFNVGGQVAELLIGEGQRVQQGQVLMRLRQDEQQARLQEAEARLEAQRNAREQRCQQAHLDQRDLNRLRHLADRKLVAADRLDQAETKANLAKLMCSASAVLIREADASLQLQRSLLDQATLRAPFAGIVAEINGELGEFVTPSPPGIPTPPAVDLIDDSCLYVEAPIDEVDAARVRPGTAVRISLDAFRGQHFAGRVSRIAPYVRDLEKQARTVDVEVRFDQPPADLALLTGYSADVEILLEQRANALRIPTETLLEGQHVLRYDPSARVLREVTVKTGLSNWRWTEVLGGLDEGTRIVASLDQEGLKDTVAVIPEDAAEPEQ